A region of Nocardioides alkalitolerans DNA encodes the following proteins:
- a CDS encoding 2-dehydropantoate 2-reductase N-terminal domain-containing protein, with translation MSIPSPRRYVVIGAGGVGAALAAGLTDAGLDVVLVSRGATLGVVRERGLRFTHAGRTRVLDVPVAGGPDEVGLRAGDVLVLATKSQDAAATLPLWAWSARADGGVGADLPLVLLQNGLEAERIALRYFPTVVGGVALIAARHVVTGEVDVANAPRLGEVVLGAYPSATAASAARAAARAAARAVAEQVAADLDRAGWLAQHVTDIERWLAWKLVASVTFAVGVLSGDDDERARLRTDLAAEARAVLAAAGQDPADAARELAHDRSLAAVAPGAHGPGQQSPWQAFARGAGSEVDFLNGEVVLLGRLHGVPTPLNHAVQTVLGRSAALGEGPGVHSVADVRALTG, from the coding sequence ATGAGCATCCCCTCCCCCCGCCGCTACGTCGTGATCGGCGCCGGCGGCGTCGGGGCCGCGCTGGCCGCGGGACTCACCGACGCGGGTCTCGACGTCGTGCTCGTCTCGCGGGGCGCGACGCTCGGTGTGGTGCGGGAGCGCGGGCTGCGGTTCACCCACGCGGGCCGCACCCGGGTGCTCGACGTTCCCGTCGCCGGCGGTCCCGACGAGGTGGGCCTCCGCGCCGGGGACGTCCTCGTGCTTGCCACCAAGTCGCAGGACGCAGCCGCGACGCTGCCGCTGTGGGCCTGGTCGGCGCGTGCCGACGGCGGCGTCGGAGCCGACCTGCCCCTCGTGCTGCTCCAGAACGGGCTCGAGGCCGAGCGGATCGCGCTGCGCTACTTCCCCACCGTCGTCGGCGGCGTCGCCCTCATCGCGGCGCGCCACGTCGTGACCGGTGAGGTCGACGTCGCCAACGCCCCGCGGCTGGGCGAGGTCGTCCTGGGCGCCTACCCCTCGGCCACCGCCGCGTCGGCGGCTCGGGCGGCGGCTCGGGCGGCGGCTCGGGCGGTCGCGGAGCAGGTGGCCGCGGACCTCGACCGCGCCGGGTGGCTCGCCCAGCACGTGACGGACATCGAGCGGTGGCTGGCCTGGAAGCTGGTCGCGAGCGTGACCTTCGCGGTCGGCGTGCTCTCCGGCGACGACGACGAGCGCGCTCGGCTGCGCACCGACCTCGCCGCCGAGGCCCGCGCTGTGCTCGCCGCCGCCGGTCAGGACCCCGCCGACGCTGCACGCGAGCTGGCGCACGACCGGTCCCTGGCCGCGGTGGCGCCGGGCGCCCACGGACCCGGCCAGCAGTCGCCGTGGCAGGCGTTCGCGCGCGGCGCCGGCAGCGAGGTCGACTTCCTCAACGGCGAGGTCGTCCTGCTGGGCCGGCTGCACGGCGTACCCACGCCCCTCAACCACGCCGTCCAGACCGTGCTGGGGCGGTCCGCCGCGTTGGGCGAGGGGCCCGGCGTGCACAGCGTCGCCGACGTACGGGCGCTCACCGGCTGA
- a CDS encoding sulfurtransferase, with protein MTSDVLVSATELAAQIARGDDLVVLDVRWRLGGPPGHGDYLTGHVPGAVYVDLDTELAAHGEPTDGRHPLPDVAALQEAARRWGVRRGSRVVAYDGAGNLAAARAWWLLRWAGVTDVRLLDGALPAWTAAGGALDTDDVVPEPGDVELVPGALPTLELASVGDFPRAGVLLDARAPERFRGEVEPVDPKAGHVPGATGAPTGDNLDAVGRFLPADALRARFAALGADGSRPVAVYCGSGVTAAHQVAALAVAGVDAALYPGSWSQWSNHDLPVATGD; from the coding sequence ATGACCTCTGACGTGCTGGTCTCCGCGACGGAGCTCGCCGCCCAGATCGCCCGTGGCGACGACCTCGTCGTGCTCGACGTGCGCTGGCGGCTCGGCGGGCCGCCGGGCCACGGCGACTACCTCACCGGGCACGTCCCCGGTGCCGTCTACGTCGACCTCGACACCGAGCTCGCCGCCCACGGCGAACCGACCGACGGGCGCCACCCGCTCCCCGACGTCGCCGCGCTGCAGGAGGCTGCGCGCCGCTGGGGCGTACGGCGCGGGTCCCGCGTGGTGGCGTACGACGGCGCCGGCAACCTCGCAGCCGCCCGCGCGTGGTGGCTGCTGCGCTGGGCCGGCGTCACCGACGTCCGGCTCCTCGACGGCGCGCTGCCGGCCTGGACCGCCGCCGGCGGAGCGCTGGACACGGACGACGTCGTCCCCGAGCCCGGGGACGTCGAGCTGGTGCCCGGTGCCCTGCCGACCCTGGAGCTCGCGTCGGTCGGCGACTTCCCGCGCGCCGGCGTGCTGCTCGACGCCCGCGCACCCGAGCGGTTCCGCGGCGAGGTCGAGCCCGTCGACCCGAAGGCCGGCCACGTGCCGGGCGCCACGGGCGCCCCGACCGGGGACAACCTCGACGCCGTCGGCCGGTTCCTCCCGGCCGACGCCCTGCGGGCGCGCTTCGCCGCGCTGGGGGCCGACGGCTCGCGGCCCGTCGCCGTCTACTGCGGCTCCGGCGTCACCGCCGCCCACCAGGTCGCCGCGCTGGCGGTGGCCGGTGTCGACGCGGCGCTGTACCCGGGTTCCTGGTCGCAGTGGAGCAACCACGACCTGCCGGTGGCGACGGGGGACTGA
- a CDS encoding LysR substrate-binding domain-containing protein has protein sequence MSSTLDLEHLRTLVAIAECGGFSRAAAARHISQPALSQHVRLLERALKRKLFAKEGRGMRFTPEGDAVLAEARRILVVHDDALARLRVPQEQVVVVGSTEHSAEHVLPEMIRALADAFPGVATRFEIGRSTQLEDAVGRGAIDLAFVLASRGNEGGREIGRLPLSWYAAPGWQPPGPDDDTIELVAFEEPCALRERAMAALGAEGRRVTVAAQSSTLEGVLAGVRAGIGVALLPSVAGRVPSGVVARDDLPAVGSAGLNVLARRGLDADIEATALDAGEAFFATSQAPRLLVAG, from the coding sequence ATGAGCTCCACCCTCGACCTCGAGCACCTCCGCACCCTCGTCGCCATCGCCGAGTGCGGCGGCTTCAGCCGCGCCGCCGCCGCGCGGCACATCAGCCAGCCCGCGCTGAGCCAGCACGTGCGCCTGCTGGAGCGCGCACTCAAGCGCAAGCTGTTCGCGAAGGAGGGGCGCGGGATGCGGTTCACGCCCGAGGGCGACGCGGTCCTCGCCGAGGCGCGGCGGATCCTCGTGGTCCACGACGACGCCCTCGCCCGGCTCCGGGTGCCCCAGGAGCAGGTCGTCGTGGTCGGGTCGACGGAGCACTCCGCCGAGCACGTCCTGCCCGAGATGATCCGCGCGCTCGCCGACGCCTTCCCGGGCGTCGCGACCCGGTTCGAGATCGGCCGCTCGACCCAGCTCGAGGACGCGGTCGGCCGCGGCGCCATCGACCTCGCCTTCGTGCTGGCCTCCCGGGGCAACGAGGGCGGCCGGGAGATCGGCCGGCTGCCGCTGTCGTGGTACGCCGCCCCCGGGTGGCAGCCGCCGGGCCCCGACGACGACACCATCGAGCTCGTGGCCTTCGAGGAGCCGTGCGCCTTGCGCGAGCGGGCGATGGCGGCGCTCGGCGCCGAGGGCCGACGGGTCACCGTCGCCGCGCAGTCGAGCACGCTCGAGGGCGTGCTCGCCGGCGTGCGGGCCGGCATCGGCGTGGCGCTGCTCCCGAGCGTCGCGGGGCGCGTCCCGTCGGGCGTCGTCGCGCGCGACGACCTGCCCGCGGTCGGCTCCGCCGGGCTCAACGTGCTGGCGCGTCGCGGTCTCGACGCGGACATCGAGGCGACGGCGCTCGACGCCGGCGAGGCCTTCTTCGCGACCTCCCAGGCCCCGCGCCTGCTGGTCGCGGGGTGA
- a CDS encoding alpha/beta hydrolase, whose product MTLTASPRTLLSPTTYDEPAGVAARATLVVLTGRGETPAGYARLGRRLSADAYRVRVVATDVDDLDAVEAAVTDALGGAAPDDVVRPRVLLGSDAGANVAARLAGRRPDLVDALVLAGVVLPGSRPAPGTAPGTAPGTAASTAAGPASRWDEELETRSACPAYRRVLGEDADFVRGALETELPAEVAGDDLFAGDLPTLVLHGEADPLTPVDDVLSLVADGSRARAAVVAGGRHDVLNDVDHRSVAATVVLFLESLRRGADLPTIVAPADR is encoded by the coding sequence ATGACGCTCACCGCCTCCCCCCGCACCCTCCTCTCCCCCACGACGTACGACGAGCCCGCGGGCGTCGCCGCACGCGCCACCCTCGTCGTGCTCACCGGTCGTGGCGAGACGCCGGCCGGGTACGCACGCCTGGGGCGCCGTCTGTCGGCGGACGCCTACCGGGTGCGCGTGGTCGCCACCGACGTGGACGACCTCGACGCGGTGGAGGCGGCGGTGACCGACGCGCTCGGCGGCGCGGCGCCCGACGACGTGGTGCGCCCGCGGGTGCTCCTCGGCTCCGACGCCGGCGCCAACGTCGCCGCGCGCCTGGCCGGTCGCCGCCCCGACCTCGTCGACGCCCTCGTGCTGGCCGGCGTCGTGCTGCCCGGGTCGCGCCCGGCCCCGGGCACCGCCCCGGGCACCGCCCCGGGCACCGCCGCGAGCACCGCCGCGGGACCCGCGTCCCGCTGGGACGAGGAGCTGGAGACCCGCTCGGCCTGTCCGGCCTACCGACGCGTGCTCGGCGAGGACGCCGACTTCGTGCGCGGCGCCCTGGAGACGGAGCTGCCCGCCGAGGTGGCCGGGGACGACCTGTTCGCGGGCGACCTGCCGACCCTCGTCCTCCACGGTGAGGCCGACCCGCTGACGCCGGTCGACGACGTGCTGTCCCTCGTCGCGGACGGCAGCCGCGCCCGGGCCGCCGTGGTCGCGGGCGGTCGCCACGACGTGCTCAACGACGTCGACCACCGCTCGGTCGCCGCCACCGTCGTCCTGTTCCTCGAGAGCCTGCGCCGCGGCGCGGACCTCCCGACGATCGTGGCGCCGGCCGACCGATGA
- a CDS encoding FAD-linked oxidase C-terminal domain-containing protein yields MTAALRTDVLARFPGARADAAALARGRTDRSGTPGTADPIAVVSAASVDEVRAVLAWAHEHRVPVVPRGAGTGLAGGAVADGALVLDVSGMRRIIRIDPVEELAVVEPGVLTADLDAAAAEHGLMYAPDPASAAISTIGGNIATNAGGMRCVKHGVTRDAVLGLEVVLADGRLLRTGRATAKGVVGYDLTALLVGSEGTLGVVVGATLRLRPRPHVGGTVLATYPDVETAARACSRVGAARLRPSLLELIDAATLAAVADHTGTAALAAGAAVVAQTDGADAATATTELTAVAAVLREGADTLEQGDDPDRADELLTARRLALPAIEARGHALIEDICVPRARLAEAVRGIEAIVAATGVPIYTFAHAGDGNLHPIVTWPRTAEGSGATTGTERPAAVDDAAGRIFELAVALGGTLSGEHGVGTLKRAYLGLELEPDVLDVQRAVKAALDPRGILNPGKAI; encoded by the coding sequence ATGACCGCGGCGCTGCGGACCGACGTCCTCGCCCGCTTCCCCGGCGCCCGGGCCGACGCCGCGGCCCTGGCCCGGGGCCGCACGGACCGGTCGGGCACGCCCGGCACGGCCGACCCGATCGCCGTCGTGAGCGCCGCTTCGGTCGACGAGGTGCGCGCCGTGCTCGCGTGGGCGCACGAGCACCGCGTGCCGGTCGTGCCGCGCGGCGCGGGCACGGGACTGGCCGGGGGTGCGGTCGCCGACGGCGCCCTGGTGCTCGACGTGTCCGGGATGCGACGGATCATCCGGATCGACCCCGTCGAGGAGCTCGCGGTCGTCGAGCCGGGCGTGCTCACGGCCGACCTGGACGCCGCCGCGGCCGAGCACGGCCTCATGTACGCCCCCGACCCCGCCAGCGCCGCCATCTCGACGATCGGCGGCAACATCGCCACCAACGCCGGCGGGATGCGCTGCGTGAAGCACGGCGTCACCCGCGACGCCGTGCTCGGGCTCGAGGTGGTGCTCGCCGACGGCCGCCTGCTGCGCACCGGTCGGGCGACGGCGAAGGGCGTCGTCGGCTACGACCTGACGGCCCTCCTCGTCGGTTCGGAGGGCACCCTCGGCGTCGTCGTCGGCGCCACCCTGCGGCTGCGGCCGCGCCCCCACGTCGGCGGGACCGTCCTCGCGACGTACCCCGACGTCGAGACCGCCGCCCGCGCCTGCTCCCGGGTGGGGGCCGCACGGCTGCGACCGAGCCTGCTCGAGCTGATCGACGCGGCCACGCTGGCCGCCGTCGCGGACCACACGGGCACGGCCGCGCTGGCCGCCGGGGCGGCCGTCGTCGCACAGACCGACGGCGCGGACGCGGCCACGGCGACCACCGAGCTCACGGCGGTCGCCGCGGTGCTGCGCGAGGGGGCGGACACGCTCGAGCAGGGCGACGACCCCGACCGGGCCGACGAGCTGCTCACCGCCCGGCGCCTCGCCCTGCCGGCGATCGAGGCGCGGGGCCACGCCCTCATCGAGGACATCTGCGTGCCGCGGGCCCGGCTCGCCGAGGCGGTGCGGGGCATCGAGGCCATCGTCGCCGCCACCGGCGTGCCGATCTACACCTTCGCCCACGCGGGCGACGGCAACCTGCACCCCATCGTCACCTGGCCGCGCACCGCGGAGGGATCCGGAGCGACGACCGGCACGGAGCGACCCGCCGCCGTCGACGACGCCGCCGGGCGCATTTTCGAGCTGGCCGTCGCGCTCGGCGGCACGCTCTCCGGCGAGCACGGCGTCGGCACGCTCAAGCGGGCCTACCTCGGCCTCGAGCTCGAGCCGGACGTGCTCGACGTGCAGCGGGCCGTCAAGGCGGCGCTCGACCCCCGCGGCATCCTCAATCCCGGGAAGGCGATCTGA
- a CDS encoding SDR family NAD(P)-dependent oxidoreductase produces the protein MGLLLTTPLSRARRVLRTLTGDPRSPLAGRTVMVTGASSGIGEATARACAARGATVLLVARRSEELDRVRAEIEAAGGAAYCFPVDLTDGAAVDRLVRRVHAEFGPVDHLVNNAGRSIRRSLELTYDRFHDVERTIAINYLAPVRLTLGLLPAMREQGFGHVVNVVTWGVQVKSPKFAAYIASKAALDVFGRIAGRETYADGVAFTNLRFGLVRTEMIAPTEAYRRLRALTPEQAAETVVKALEDRPVTVDLLSARVLEVANVVAPRLTDLAFSLADRAFPDSEAARAGSSGRTPSPVRSPSRD, from the coding sequence ATGGGGCTCCTGCTCACCACGCCGCTCTCCCGCGCCCGCCGCGTCCTCCGCACGCTGACGGGTGATCCGCGCAGCCCGCTCGCGGGACGCACCGTGATGGTCACCGGTGCCTCGTCCGGCATCGGCGAGGCCACCGCCCGGGCGTGCGCCGCGCGCGGCGCGACCGTCCTGCTCGTCGCCCGCCGGTCCGAGGAGCTCGACCGGGTGCGGGCCGAGATCGAGGCGGCCGGCGGCGCGGCGTACTGCTTCCCCGTCGACCTCACCGACGGGGCGGCCGTCGACCGGCTGGTACGGCGCGTGCACGCCGAGTTCGGACCCGTCGACCACCTCGTCAACAACGCGGGCCGGTCGATCCGGCGGTCGCTGGAGCTGACCTATGACCGCTTCCACGACGTGGAGCGGACGATCGCGATCAACTACCTGGCGCCGGTGCGCCTCACGCTGGGCCTGCTGCCCGCGATGCGGGAGCAGGGCTTCGGCCACGTCGTCAACGTCGTCACGTGGGGCGTGCAGGTCAAGAGTCCCAAGTTCGCGGCGTACATCGCCTCCAAGGCCGCCCTCGACGTGTTCGGACGCATCGCCGGGCGGGAGACCTACGCGGACGGCGTGGCGTTCACGAACCTCCGGTTCGGGCTGGTGCGCACCGAGATGATCGCGCCGACCGAGGCCTACCGGCGGTTGCGGGCCCTGACGCCCGAGCAGGCGGCGGAGACCGTCGTGAAGGCGCTGGAGGACCGGCCGGTCACCGTGGACCTGCTCTCGGCGCGGGTGCTGGAGGTGGCGAACGTCGTCGCCCCGCGACTGACCGACCTGGCCTTCTCCCTCGCCGACCGGGCCTTCCCCGACTCCGAGGCGGCCCGCGCCGGCAGCAGCGGACGCACCCCGTCGCCCGTCAGATCGCCTTCCCGGGATTGA
- a CDS encoding aldo/keto reductase, with protein sequence MAVADLVLGCMYFGTRTDERTAFALLDRFVEAGGTTLDTADCYAFWVSETGAGGQSEELLGRWLRARPGVREQVVLATKVGPEPVVPGDPSRGVVGLAPDVVRRSFEASRERLGVDVVDVYWAHLEDRSVPLDEVVATFGALVADGGVRRLGISNHPTWRVERARALAAATGVEPFSLLQLTTSYVRPRPDVEVPGKDHRFGFATDETLDYLAEHPDLELWAYSPLVQGAYDRSDRPFPEAYDHPGTTRRLAALAEVAAEHGVAPGQVVLAWLLGGRPAARPIVGVSSVEQLDQALAAARLELDDEQRGRLDGAR encoded by the coding sequence ATGGCTGTCGCAGACCTGGTGCTCGGGTGCATGTACTTCGGCACGCGGACGGACGAGCGCACCGCGTTCGCCCTCCTCGACCGGTTCGTGGAGGCCGGGGGCACGACCCTCGACACGGCCGACTGCTACGCGTTCTGGGTCAGCGAGACCGGCGCCGGCGGGCAGAGCGAGGAGCTGCTGGGCCGGTGGCTCCGTGCCCGCCCGGGGGTGCGTGAGCAGGTCGTGCTGGCGACCAAGGTCGGGCCCGAGCCGGTCGTACCCGGCGACCCCTCGCGCGGTGTCGTGGGCCTCGCTCCCGACGTGGTGCGCCGCTCGTTCGAGGCGAGCCGCGAGCGCCTCGGCGTGGACGTCGTCGACGTGTACTGGGCCCACCTCGAGGACCGGTCGGTGCCGCTCGACGAGGTCGTCGCGACCTTCGGCGCCCTCGTCGCGGACGGTGGGGTGCGCCGGCTGGGCATCTCCAACCACCCGACCTGGCGGGTCGAGCGGGCGCGCGCGCTCGCGGCGGCCACGGGCGTCGAGCCCTTCTCGCTGCTGCAGCTCACGACGTCCTACGTGCGGCCCCGTCCCGACGTCGAGGTGCCCGGCAAGGACCACCGGTTCGGGTTCGCGACCGACGAGACCCTCGACTACCTCGCGGAGCACCCCGACCTCGAGCTGTGGGCCTACAGCCCGCTCGTGCAGGGCGCCTACGACCGTTCCGACCGCCCGTTCCCGGAGGCCTACGACCACCCCGGCACGACGCGGCGCCTGGCCGCGCTCGCCGAGGTCGCGGCCGAGCACGGCGTCGCGCCCGGCCAGGTCGTGCTGGCGTGGCTGCTGGGCGGTCGGCCCGCCGCGCGCCCGATCGTGGGCGTCAGCTCGGTCGAGCAGCTCGACCAGGCGCTGGCGGCGGCGCGGCTCGAGCTCGACGACGAGCAGCGCGGACGTCTCGACGGGGCGCGCTGA
- a CDS encoding ATP-binding protein, with amino-acid sequence MRAESRWAALDRSAWVLAVVAVLLLAVGRGIVGEGVVGVNPIWISVGIGTAVLALARGPWRVLGLVAIPSYIGVSALLVGSPVLESALIAVAGTMAAVVAAGVLRAGGVRAVDSVRAHNVLALAAVSAGAFVGLVAVLVAETGGMDVRSAAVVGLGNAVAIFVWCPLLLERSHRRYTRFSGAELAAQVATFALLAAATSTLTGLDGAIVAALLLLTLSWAGLRFGMRVTSAELVVLTLLGLVVWIVGPPLQAPSLAIVHSSVDDLERSWAVAVFVALAAAWAFPLALVGDQRRDAEQRAQRELRALEATRRRFVATTSHELRTPVTNVLGRLDLLRDGDLGALTPAQQSVVEVATRNAERLADLVDGIVVLAQLDDPSAYPCTPLDLEAVVRRAVTAEQERHVGDAPAVALSTTVTVTTLVGNEALLHSAVRHLVRNALTFARAEVTVEVTQSDGVALVTVANDGVSIPEEEREQIFDRFFRGTYAHAQAIQGSGIGLAIVQAAAQRHRGRVEVESRPGDGARFELHLRDAPLV; translated from the coding sequence ATGCGGGCTGAGAGCCGGTGGGCGGCGCTCGACCGCTCGGCGTGGGTGCTGGCGGTCGTCGCGGTGCTGCTGCTCGCGGTCGGGCGGGGCATCGTCGGCGAGGGCGTCGTCGGGGTGAACCCCATCTGGATCTCGGTCGGCATCGGCACCGCGGTGCTGGCGCTGGCGCGGGGCCCGTGGCGCGTGCTCGGCCTGGTGGCGATCCCCAGCTACATCGGGGTGAGCGCCCTGCTCGTCGGCTCGCCGGTGCTGGAGTCCGCGCTCATCGCGGTCGCCGGGACGATGGCCGCCGTCGTGGCCGCCGGGGTGCTCCGGGCCGGGGGCGTGCGCGCCGTCGACTCGGTCCGCGCCCACAACGTCCTCGCGCTGGCCGCCGTGTCCGCGGGCGCGTTCGTGGGCCTCGTGGCGGTGCTCGTCGCCGAGACGGGCGGCATGGACGTCCGCTCGGCCGCGGTGGTGGGGCTCGGCAACGCCGTCGCGATCTTCGTCTGGTGCCCGTTGCTCCTGGAACGCTCCCACCGTCGCTACACCCGCTTCTCCGGGGCGGAGCTCGCCGCCCAGGTCGCGACGTTCGCGCTCCTCGCCGCCGCGACCAGCACCCTCACCGGTCTCGACGGGGCGATCGTGGCCGCGTTGCTGCTCCTCACGCTCAGCTGGGCGGGCCTCCGCTTCGGCATGCGGGTCACCTCCGCCGAGCTCGTCGTGCTCACGCTGCTCGGCCTCGTCGTCTGGATCGTCGGGCCGCCGCTGCAGGCGCCGAGCCTCGCCATCGTCCACTCGTCGGTCGACGACCTCGAGCGGTCGTGGGCGGTCGCGGTCTTCGTCGCCCTCGCGGCGGCCTGGGCCTTCCCGCTGGCCCTCGTCGGCGACCAGCGCCGCGACGCGGAGCAGCGGGCCCAGCGGGAGCTGCGGGCGCTGGAGGCCACCCGGCGTCGCTTCGTGGCGACCACCAGCCACGAGCTCCGCACCCCCGTGACCAACGTGCTGGGCCGCCTCGACCTGCTCCGCGACGGCGACCTCGGCGCGCTCACCCCGGCGCAGCAGTCCGTCGTCGAGGTCGCGACGCGCAACGCCGAGCGCCTCGCCGACCTCGTCGACGGGATCGTCGTGCTCGCGCAGCTGGACGACCCGTCGGCGTACCCGTGCACGCCCCTCGACCTCGAGGCCGTCGTGCGCCGCGCGGTTACCGCGGAGCAGGAGCGTCACGTCGGCGACGCGCCGGCGGTGGCGCTGAGCACCACCGTGACGGTGACGACGCTCGTCGGCAACGAGGCGCTGCTCCACAGCGCCGTGCGCCACCTCGTGCGCAACGCGTTGACGTTCGCGCGGGCGGAGGTGACGGTCGAGGTCACCCAGTCCGACGGGGTAGCCCTCGTGACGGTCGCCAACGACGGGGTCTCGATCCCCGAGGAGGAGCGGGAGCAGATCTTCGACCGCTTCTTCCGGGGCACCTACGCCCACGCCCAGGCGATCCAGGGCAGCGGCATCGGGCTCGCGATCGTGCAGGCCGCGGCCCAGCGGCACCGGGGGCGGGTCGAGGTGGAGTCGCGGCCGGGCGACGGCGCGCGGTTCGAGCTGCACCTGCGGGACGCCCCGCTCGTCTGA
- a CDS encoding PAS domain-containing sensor histidine kinase — protein MVEGVVVTRPDGVVVSWGASIAQLTGFTADDAVGAVSPLRPAGSQAQQDFRRACAGALATGRATYTHTALRADGGELRLTTTLHLLLDPEGTSSLVEVHRVVVVGESQPARVQSDAELLEQVVGHAVVRLDQSGVVRSWSLGAARVKGYAAHEIVGRHFSVFYTEDDRREGRPEHLLTVARREGLARDVGWRLRADGTRFWGEIAINALHDPAGDVVGFLKVTRDLTAQKLRAAEAQRIYRALGHDLRNPLAAARGYVALATEALAEDGDDGADPAELLRRSGVALGRLSTMLDELLRTVSLVEADADATGTTRERVRRAAVTVVGSALRQALDDLAVTHDVSRVRTDVVDVTARVDPLDLERVLANLVSNALRYSEGDVDVRVREEAGAAVRIAVSDAGRGIHPDDLSTIFELGRRGRLADDGDGGHGDGLASVRHLVEANGGDVSIVSAPGSGTTVEVVLSHAG, from the coding sequence GTGGTGGAGGGAGTGGTCGTCACGCGGCCGGACGGCGTCGTGGTCTCCTGGGGGGCCAGCATCGCGCAGCTCACGGGCTTCACGGCGGACGACGCGGTCGGCGCCGTCTCGCCCCTGCGTCCCGCGGGCTCGCAGGCGCAGCAGGACTTCCGTCGCGCGTGCGCCGGGGCACTGGCGACGGGACGGGCGACCTACACGCACACGGCGCTCCGCGCGGACGGCGGGGAGCTGCGGCTGACGACGACGCTGCACCTGCTCCTCGACCCCGAGGGCACGTCCTCGCTGGTCGAGGTGCACCGCGTGGTCGTGGTGGGGGAGTCCCAGCCGGCGCGCGTGCAGTCCGACGCCGAGCTGCTCGAGCAGGTGGTCGGCCACGCCGTGGTCCGCCTCGACCAGAGCGGGGTGGTGCGCTCCTGGAGCCTCGGGGCCGCCCGGGTGAAGGGCTACGCGGCGCACGAGATCGTCGGGCGCCACTTCTCGGTCTTCTACACGGAGGACGACCGCCGGGAGGGACGGCCGGAGCACCTGCTGACCGTCGCCCGGCGCGAGGGGCTGGCCCGCGACGTCGGCTGGCGCCTGCGCGCCGACGGCACCCGCTTCTGGGGCGAGATCGCCATCAACGCGCTCCACGACCCGGCCGGGGACGTCGTGGGCTTCCTCAAGGTCACGCGTGACCTCACCGCGCAGAAGCTGCGCGCGGCGGAGGCGCAGCGGATCTACCGGGCGCTGGGGCACGACCTGCGCAACCCGCTCGCCGCGGCCCGCGGCTACGTCGCGCTGGCCACCGAGGCCCTCGCCGAGGACGGTGACGACGGGGCCGACCCCGCCGAGCTCCTCCGCCGCTCCGGCGTCGCGCTGGGGAGGTTGTCGACGATGCTCGACGAGCTGCTACGCACCGTGTCGCTGGTCGAGGCCGATGCCGACGCGACCGGCACCACGCGCGAGCGGGTGCGACGCGCGGCCGTGACCGTCGTCGGGTCGGCGCTGCGCCAGGCCCTGGACGACCTGGCCGTCACCCACGACGTCTCCCGCGTGCGCACCGACGTCGTCGACGTCACGGCCCGGGTGGACCCCCTCGACCTCGAGCGGGTGCTGGCCAACCTGGTCAGCAACGCGCTGCGCTACTCCGAGGGCGACGTCGACGTGCGGGTGCGGGAGGAGGCCGGCGCCGCCGTGCGCATCGCCGTCTCGGACGCCGGCCGGGGCATCCACCCGGACGACCTCTCCACCATCTTCGAGCTCGGCCGACGCGGTCGGCTCGCCGACGACGGCGACGGCGGCCACGGTGACGGCCTGGCCAGCGTCCGTCACCTCGTCGAGGCCAACGGCGGTGACGTCTCGATCGTCAGCGCCCCGGGCAGCGGGACGACCGTCGAGGTCGTGCTGAGCCATGCGGGCTGA
- the pdxH gene encoding pyridoxamine 5'-phosphate oxidase → MSAALPDRDLADLREEYARGGLDEADLAPDPLATFARWYDEATAAGVHEPNAMVVATVDPDGAPSSRIVLLKGFGPDGFRFFTNTASRKGVALAAEPRCALLFPWHPLERQVRVEGRAVPLDAADVAAYFERRPRGSRLGAWASPQSREVGSRVDLTAAYDAADARFGDDGEVPVPPTWGGYRVEPDVVEFWQGRPSRLHDRLVYRRTGTDWRVVRLAP, encoded by the coding sequence ATGAGCGCAGCGCTGCCGGACCGCGACCTCGCCGACCTCCGGGAGGAGTACGCCCGCGGTGGTCTCGACGAGGCGGACCTCGCGCCCGACCCGCTGGCCACCTTCGCCCGCTGGTACGACGAGGCGACCGCCGCCGGCGTCCACGAGCCCAACGCGATGGTCGTCGCCACGGTCGACCCGGACGGGGCGCCGTCGAGCCGCATCGTGCTGCTCAAGGGCTTCGGCCCGGACGGTTTCCGCTTCTTCACCAACACCGCCTCGCGCAAGGGCGTCGCGCTCGCGGCCGAGCCCCGCTGCGCGCTCCTCTTCCCCTGGCACCCGCTCGAGCGGCAGGTGCGCGTCGAGGGCCGGGCCGTCCCCCTCGACGCGGCCGACGTCGCGGCGTACTTCGAGCGGCGCCCCCGCGGCTCCCGCCTCGGCGCCTGGGCCTCGCCCCAGTCCCGCGAGGTCGGGTCGCGCGTGGACCTGACCGCGGCGTACGACGCGGCCGACGCCCGGTTCGGCGACGACGGCGAGGTGCCCGTCCCGCCGACGTGGGGCGGGTACCGCGTGGAGCCGGACGTCGTGGAGTTCTGGCAGGGCCGACCGAGCCGGCTCCACGACCGCCTGGTCTACCGGCGGACGGGGACGGACTGGCGGGTCGTGCGCCTGGCGCCCTGA